A section of the Oenanthe melanoleuca isolate GR-GAL-2019-014 chromosome 6, OMel1.0, whole genome shotgun sequence genome encodes:
- the PRLHR gene encoding prolactin-releasing peptide receptor, with translation MMNSDNLTSQSFLSAIHSNTSNLFSGLQFVQSFKPLIIPCYSLVVFIGVIGNYLLIYVICKTKKMHNVTNFLVGNLAFSDMLMCATCVPLTLAYAFEPRGWVYGRFMCYFVFLMQPVTVFVSVFTLTVIAVDRYCATVYPFRRRLTIPICAYILAAIWLLSCTLAAPALVHTYHAEFPELDFSICEEFWFHMKRDRLAYAYSTLIITYVLPLAVISLSYLRISVKLKNRVVPGNVTQGQAEWDRARRRKTFRLLVLVVAAFGVCWLPLHIFNMIKDIDISLIDKQYFNFIQLLCHWFAMMSACTNAFLYAWLHDSFRGELKKMFAWRKKKIGPATNCIMASVVL, from the coding sequence atgatGAATTCGGACAATTTAACCTCCCAAAGCTTCCTCTCTGCTATTCACAGCAACACCAGCAATTTATTCTCAGGGCTCCAGTTTGTTCAGTCCTTCAAGCCACTCATCATCCCCTGCTACTCGCTGGTGGTTTTTATTGGTGTCATTGGGAATTACCTTCTCATCTATGTCAtctgcaagacaaaaaaaatgcacaatGTCACCAACTTTCTGGTAGGCAATCTGGCTTTCTCAGACATGCTCATGTGTGCCACCTGTGTGCCCCTGACCCTGGCCTATGCCTTTGAGCCCCGGGGATGGGTTTACGGGCGCTTCATGTGCtactttgttttcctgatgCAACCTGTCACCGTGTTTGTGTCTGTCTTCACCCTGACTGTCATAGCTGTGGACAGGTACTGTGCCACGGTGTACCCGTTCCGCAGGAGGCTCACCATCCCCATCTGTGCTTACATCCTGGCTGCTATttggctgctgagctgcacttTGGCTGCCCCAGCCTTGGTCCACACCTACCACGCAGAGTTCCCAGAGCTGGACTTCTCCATCTGCGAGGAGTTCTGGTTCCACATGAAAAGAGATCGCTTGGCTTACGCCTACAGCACCCTCATCATCACCTATGTACTGCCTTTGGCTGTCATCTCCCTGTCCTACCTGAGGATCTCAGTCAAGCTGAAGAACCGTGTAGTGCCAGGCAATGTCACCCAGGGCCAAGCTGAGTGGGACCGTGCCAGGAGGAGAAAGACTTTTCGCTTGCTGGTCTTAGTGGTGGCAGCCTTTGGAGTCTGTTGGCTGCCCCTGCACATCTTCAACATGATAAAGGACATCGACATCAGCTTGATTGACAAGCAGTACTTCAACTTcatccagctgctgtgccactggTTTGCAATGATGTCTGCTTGTACCAATGCCTTCCTCTACGCCTGGCTCCATGACAGCTTCAGGGGAGAGCTGAAAAAGATGTTTGcctggaggaagaagaaaattggACCTGCTACAAACTGCATTATGGCCAGTGTGGTGCTGTAA